From Quercus lobata isolate SW786 chromosome 11, ValleyOak3.0 Primary Assembly, whole genome shotgun sequence:
GTTACACaagtaaattattttcacaCTATAGCCCCTCTAAAATATAAGTTAAGACAATCATTATTTAATCCACTAGGCCCGGTCAAAGCTGCTCATTAGCTATTAAATTACTGTAAAACTTCAAAGGGTGATTTAGTACAGTTTTCATAAAATCGAATGCACTTAACTATAGTTCCTCTTAGATCTAAATGACTGACAATGTGTTTTATTCTTTGGGGACTCATCCCACTAACCGAATAGCTTTTCTGTTACCCACATGCATATACCATTCGAGTGAGAAGATCCATAGCAACAAGTCCAAGTGAGAGGCAAAGATATTTCACTTTCCCTCATTGGTTGTAAAGCACCAGATGGCTGGGGCCtgataacataaaaaattccaaaactcTTCACTACATAAACTTTCCAGGGTTCAAGTATATTATTGTCAAGTGAATGACAAAGACGGCtaaaaataacaagaataagaaTAATATCGGGATTCATAAACAATTATGCAGATATCTCGTATCAATATACAATGCACAATGTCCATACCAATATATATAGAAACATCTTGACTTTTCGATTGGTCTCCCTTCATCTCTTCCAGACACCAAAACTAAACCTCCTTAATTTTCTCAGGatttaagttcaaatttttttaaaaaaataaacataattgtGAGGATTTTGTCATTGTGAGGCCCTACAGTCTTTGCAGGCTTTTGTCACATGAGTctatctcttttctctctctttgcttcCTAATTTTCTCCTCTCTTTGCTCAACTACCTTATCACAGATGTTTAGCTAGTCCATAATTACATCAGAATAATTTCTTTAGGATATAATTAGGCACGAGTTGCTCAATCTCAAGaggattaaaattaaaatttaaaaatgaaaaagcagTATTATGCAGGCAGTCAAAATTCAAAAGCCATTAATCAATCAAAATTAGAAAGGATTTTTACAGTTACCTTTGATCTTTCCTGCACGTGCAAGCTTATAGAGGCCCTTTGAGTCTCTTGCCTCACAAACTTGGAGGGGCACATCCATGAAAACCTGTTATATTAAGCATTTTCAAGTTTGAGTAAAAAATAAGGATGTagttttcattttgattttgtaattttactAGAGTTCATTTACAGAAAATAACTGGAATAAAACTTCTGGCTCAAAGTTCAAGAGCAGTCATAAACTTGAGAGGCACCAACCTCAATAAAATCCCCATCAGGTAATAGCGCACGGCATGCATCCCGATCCCTTCTGTAGGGAGAAATCAAACTGGCAATGCAAATAACTCCAGCATCTGCAAACAGCTTTGCTACCTCCCctgaaattaatatataaaattcattATCCAACAACTGGAAGAAAGAAATAGCCACTAGAGCAAGAGTTACCAATCCTCCGTATGTTCTCTGCACGATCTTCTGCTTTAAAACCAAGGTCACGATTCAGGCCATGCCTCACATTGTCCCCATCAAGAATATAACACATCTTACCCCTATGATGCAAGAACTGACTCAAAGCACACGCCACAGTGCTCTTCCCTACAAGATACATACCAAAAGATAATAGGGAAGAACAAAgctaaatatataaatctcaTACAATGAATACTTTCAAGCTTCAACACAACATGGTAAAGTGGCAATAAGAATCCAAATGTCTTATAATAGCCTGACTCAGAACTAAACTCAGTGAGAGCTCTAAAAAGtcaaaaatgaaaagttgaagatttaaaatttaagaaaagaaaatcccaAGACCAAGTATAATGCTCACCAACAAACTAATCTTATCGTCAGAACATGTAAAgttaaggggggaaaaaaatgatgaagatgtTAACATTTACAAGGTTAGAACACAACAACTTAAATTACATTTAATCACCTATTCTACCAGGCTGACTATACACTAAGCCACTTCGCATAATAAGAGAAGCGAGAGTCATTCCGCGATGGATCAAATAAACCATAGAGATATTCTTCTAAGTTCAATTACATTGTTAAAAATTATCATACATCATCACTTACAAGGACATTATCCTTCGTTATAATTTGGCAAGTAAACCAACACAACATCATATGAATTCATAAAAAAACCTAAGATGCACACAAAGCACTTTTATCATAGCCAAAATAAACAACATTTGTCAACACAAAAATGATAACATCAAACCTGAACCGCTGAGACCCGTGATCCATATAACGCAACCTTTCTGTTTGAGTAATCTTTGTCTATCAATTTTTCCAACCGAACAATCCTGCCACTTAATGTTGGTCGATTTTCCAACCGTAGATAACTGGCTTCGGTTTTGCCCTAATAAGaaaaacacatcaaaaacaTTGACCATTTCAATCCAAAACTACTTGCTACACATGTGCCCACATTAGAGCATAATTcacagcaaaaataaataaaacaaaatctttctcccttactttctcaacaaccaaacattCCACAAAAGCAAACTCatagccaaattaaaatcaatcaaaatcATCACACCCAGAAAAcaagtttcaatttttcatgATTTTCGCTATgaagatttgataataaaaataagtaatggTTCAAACTTATGTTAATTTcaactacaaaaacaaaaaaaaaaataaaaatgagaaaaaaaaaattgaaaacattgacCATTTCAATCCAAAACTACTTGCTACACACACATGGCCACATTAGAGCTTAATTCAcagtattgaaaaaaaaaaaaaaaaaaaaatctctcccttactttctcaacaaccaaacattCCACAAATGCAAACTCacagccaaattaaaatcaatcaaaatcATCACACACCCAGAAAAcaagtttcaatttttcatgcttttcgctatgaaaatttgataaaaaaaaataagtaacggttcaaaattatgttaatttcaatttaaaaaaaatatgaaaacccAAACTTTCTCATCAACCAAACAGGAAGCCACCCAAAAAAAGCCAACAGAGAAATGGGAAAATTGCAGAATTACCAGCGTGGCCATTGTCGAACTTGCCGTCGAAATCGTCGACTTTTTCGTTCACATTGACGGTTTTTCTCGACCCCTCGACGGCCTGAATTCGCAAATTGCCCCTCGATTTCAAGTAAATTACGGAAGCGCCATTGGGCACAGACACGATCCCTAGCTTTGGCAGCGACGACAAGAATTCAGACCCCGTCGACGCAACAAGCCCTGGCGTAGGCGTTGTTGGTTTCCCTCCAATAGCAGCAGCAATCATGTCTCATACagttataacaaaataaaataaaataaaaaatatatatatatatatatatatatatatataatttttgtttttacagTAAAAAGTGCATTTAATAACAAGTACTCTATtttatgtgtgaaaaaaaaattgtgagaattAAAAATAGTTTGGGAAATTTTGGAGTTAAGAGAGAGAACTGAGTTTTTGGAATTTGGCGAGGTTGGTCGGTACTAGAAAGCTAAACGGTGGTAATAAATGTGACCGTTGGTTTTTGAAATGTGCATGaaattaatttactattttataaaaacataGTATATACCAAAGTCTAAGTTGCTCTCACCGCCCCCTTTGATGTGTTTTGTCTAATTATATTATGTGCAGATACAACATCTGTTAATAGATAATTTTAGTTAATACTAATTTTGTGAGAAATATAAACAGaagtcaaaaaataatttttcctaaaaaagaatttctaaaattattttataaactaatgtTCATTAGACATTCGTTAACTTTTGTGTATATCATTTTGTAATAACCCTATTTAGCAGGAAAAATAAGTAAGAAATGCTTTGACCCTCTTGACAcggaagaaaaacaaaatgaaaggCAGTCCTTTAGAAGAAAACCACTATGATACCCaagaaaagggggaaaaaaaaggtcaaaaaacTTCCCATGAACAGTTACACACTTTGATTTCGTTTTATCTTGGACCTATTTATAGAATCGCATTCAGCGCTTACTTAgcaaaaaacccaaaagataACGATACTTTTgtgtttatctttcttttttcgcTGAATGATACTTTTgtgtttataattttgtaatttttttttcatgtgcaTTTAAATTGATAGTCTTatattttacacaaaataaatttaaaaaaaaaaaaaaaaaaccttatgtCCTTGTACGGTAATAAAGCCATAAAGcctccactatttttttttttcctcctccatCTCTTGACTTCTCATttgtgagaaaagaaggaaattcTAAACGATAGACGCCCTGTTCAAGAATACTGGAATAGTAACTTGAATCATCCGTGGAAATGCAATGGATGGACCACTAGTTGACTAAACTCTATtagatttaaaatattatacatgGTTCTCAAGatactaaaataaaaccaagatttcaaaattatttcactgatttgtgggaaaaataataataaacaagcatttttccacacaaaaaaaaaaaaaaaggaaaaaggttaTTGGACCCTTGAGAactaatttttaaacttttatctttttttaagtaCTATTATTCTTCACATGAAGCAAAATATTTATTAACAAACTTAATTAAcctttttttgaaatatgcaatcaaaaaaaatatttttgaatataACAATGTGGTCAGCACTTATTCAGGTTTATGAATTATGGTATGTATAAAATATTGGATGTGCTGGCTCTTAGTCCCTGTACAATCCTTTTTTATATGTGTTTAAGGATTGCAATTTCTTGGAACTACTTTTTCTCGAGAAAAGGACATCTCGTGGTTTACATCACTGGATTCTTCTTCTGCGCTTGGAATGCAAATTCAGTTACGTAATTAATAATTAGCCAGAAAAAGTATAACACTCACAAATACGATGTGGTATTGGATGGATTTAACGCCCCAAGAGGGGTGGCCTGATGGTTGCGATCCGTGAATCAGATTTGTAGTCTCTAGTTCGAGTTCGGAGAGTACCTTGGGAGGAATTTGGATATCCTTACTAAGGAACCTCTGATTACTAGCTCTCTTGAGATGTTAGAGTGAGGTTTATGGTCACCTCAAATCACAGTAGTTATGACTCAATTCAACATTTCCTAACGGGAGTATCCCTATGATCACACTCAGGAGGTGAGTCACAATAGTCGCCCCGCCCCCCTTttcgttcaaaaaaaaaagatggatttaacaatgagaaaaaaaaatgaaaaacgacgtgtttgcatttttaaaaaagccaaccaaacccattaaaaaaagaaaaaagaaaaaagccaaCCAAATGGTGTCATTTCCTCGTGCTTTATATTgcagtttttgttttcctgaATATCCCATGCATGATACCGACATCTGTTGGACTTGGATGTTGCTTCCTAACGTGGAGGACCGcaagaaaacataaaatcatGAGAACAAAATACGAAGAATAAAGGACAATTGgcttattcagcaaaaaaaaaaaaaaaaaggacaattgACTAGTCTATTTTCATAACTTGTTGATGCAGCAAAtggtaaataactaaatatttttcatatgagTTCACTGCCAAGTGCTAACCCTATATTTGTTTCCCTCACCTTTCATGACTTATCAAATAGACGACttatagaaagaagaaaagattcaaaaaaaaaaattctttcacaCTCATTTACATTCAttatatcacaaatatattcacaattgatacaaaaatattcacattttaacacataaaaatggatgtAGAATTGTCTATGTAAGAGCAGGGCTGGCTCAATGAATTTAGGGGCCCTAGGCGAAATCTTTAAATGGggccttttattatatttaattataaattcatattttttttcaattaaaatttatttttcttactttttgagaggcaaaattactaattaaatttttgcattcaagttccgctaacatttcatttttaattggtaatatgactaatccacttaatctttcttgtgacatagttgatcttaaataggattttattaactttaattttgaaaaacttatttatgtGGAAGTAACTGTAACAGGTATAGTTAGTAATATTCTGAAAGCAATACATGCATTTGGAAAATATTCTAgcctttttatataatttagtacattaattagagagttttcatttatttgcaaaacttattttaaaacttttagttctgaaaataaatctaagcCATCAATATTGGAATAAGTTTCATGTGTgagaaaatattcaagattaagacaattttttttcaaactatacaattttttgatggaatattatataatattatataatatattattactatttgggGGCCTCTTTATCagtgggggccttaggccaCTGCCTAAGTGGCCTATAGCTTCAGCCGGCCCTGTGTAAGAgaatcaaaacctaaaaaagaaatatcatgTTGCAAGATTCTTAAGATTTATTGAATTAAATGCTAACATCAATATTTCACGGCGTGCGCAATTCTATTCGCATCTTGCTTTGTATTATCATAGGAAGTTTTACTTTTACCtatcaaagaaaaatagaaagttattttttcataGCAATGTGTTGATTATGGgtaatgattattttaaattctatatcAATATCATATGTACACACCAccatttttcatgttttaaatGTGAACATCATTAAAAGTTTTGGATGTCACTTGTGAAATTGTGGATGTAATGCATATGGAGTGTACATTATTGAGTGTGTAAAAACATATTGTTTGGTTATATAAAAACGGCAAATCATTGAATAATAAGAGGAAAAATATCTTATCCATTCATTTTAACCATAAATgattagaatttttaaaatttcatgattGAAGTAAGAGTTTTATGAAGATCTCCTTTATAGATTATAGTATATCATAAACATTTATTCCAACGGCCCAAGTAAATGCAATCAAATTAAATTGAAGTTAAGTAACTAACCAGCCAAGTAGTACTAAAATTTACtgtatttgaatttgattagatttttttttttttttttttttttgtgtgagaaaCAAGACTTTGATTATTATTAAGAAACAGGCAAGTTTGCCTAATAAACATCAAAACAATGGAATGGAACATCCTCTATCCAAACAGAAAAACCTGTGACATGATGTGCATGCCTAGCAAGGTTATGAGTTACGTTGTTACCATCCCTACCCATATGTTGAAACTTGACCCTATTAATCTGATCAGCAAAAGCTTGGGTCTCCCTAATCAGCAAGCCAAAGGGAGCAAAGGGAGGTGACTAATCTGATAGGGCTCTCATAACAATGTTGGAGTCGCCTTTGAAGATAATCCTATCAAAACCCAGTTCTAGAGCAAGTTCAATAGCTCAAGTAGCTGCCAAAGCTTCCATCTCCACAATTGAACTAGAAAACTGAACATTCTATGATAAAGAGACCATAACCGAACCTCAGTTGTCACAGATTATCACACCTATGCCTGCTCTACCATCATCCTGAAAAACTGTTGCGTCGAAATTAGCTTTGTACTAGTCCAGTGATAGTGGTGACCACCTTACACATGGTCTGATTGAAGGTGTTGCTACTATTTTCTTTGGCTATGCAGACCGATACTCCATTAGAGCTTCAAAAGCTCGTTGTGCTATAAATTTTAAGGGAAAACCAGGTGGGGCTGTTTGTGCTTTGTTTCTTTGGTACCAGATTGTCCAAATTCGCATAGCAAACATCTCAACGCTGCAACCTGACTCAAAGCCATGGAGGAGCAGTTGAGGGAAGTCCTGGAAGGTGGTTTGTTCTCTAAAACTCCATTGAGGGTCTTCATTCCATACTTGTGCAAGGTTCGGACCTGACCAAAGTGAATGAAGAACATCTTCATTATGCTGTGCACAGAGAGAGCAACTAGGGTCATTCACCACATTATGGTGCAGCAGGTTGGTCATCGTTGGGATGGCATTTTTGCAAGCTTTCCAAAGAAAATTCCTGATTTTGCACGGCATTGAGAGCTTCCAAGTTTTCTTCCATAGTGGTTTCAGCAACTCGGCTTGGGTATGGTTTTGTGGATTTGTCATTCTAGCTCTAATTTTGAGGAAGAAATAACCTGACTTGGTGGTGTACTAACCGAATTGGACATATGGCTAGAAGAGAGCATCCTCTATATTGGTTCTGCTTAGTGGGATTTgtttaatcaatttttcttcCGCATGACCAAACACATTTGGCAGCAAGGTTAGGTCCTATTGTCGAGTTGTAGGATTAATGAGAGAACTTACAGTGGCATTTTGTAGCTCAGTCGTGAGGGGGCTTTGGAGTCCTGGATTATGTAACGAAGGCAGCCAATTATCACCATAAAGTTGAATTGATTCTCCATTTCCCACTCTCCATTTTGATCCTCGCCATATGACCTCCCTACCCttcaaaatactcttccaagcataCGAACCTCCATGTCCTTACTTAGCTTACATAATAGAACAATTGGGAAAGAATTTAGATTTAAACACTTTGTAAAACAAAGAGTTCTTATTGTGCAACTACCTCCACGTTTGTTTGGCTAAGAGAGCATCATTGAACAATGGTAACTCCTTGAAACCCATGCCACCTTCGGATTTCGGTTCACACATATCCTCCCACTTgatccaatgaattttcctatgatctcctctttgtccccaccaaaaaccACGAATAAGCTTTTCAATTTCATGACAAAGGCCAAGTGGGAGCTTGAAGCAACACATTGTATATGTTGGAATAGCTTGGACCACTGTCTTAATCAACACTTCTTTCCCTGCTTGTGATAGTAGACTTTCTTCCCAACCCTGAAGCTTCCTCCAAACCCTTTCTTTGATGTAATCAAAACTCACCTTTTTGTGTTTTCCTACAAGTGATGGCAAGCCCAAATATTTATCATAGTGCAAGATTTTGGGAACCCCTAAAGCTTCCTTGATTTCTATC
This genomic window contains:
- the LOC115967320 gene encoding adenylyl-sulfate kinase 3, with product MIAAAIGGKPTTPTPGLVASTGSEFLSSLPKLGIVSVPNGASVIYLKSRGNLRIQAVEGSRKTVNVNEKVDDFDGKFDNGHAGQNRSQLSTVGKSTNIKWQDCSVGKIDRQRLLKQKGCVIWITGLSGSGKSTVACALSQFLHHRGKMCYILDGDNVRHGLNRDLGFKAEDRAENIRRIGEVAKLFADAGVICIASLISPYRRDRDACRALLPDGDFIEVFMDVPLQVCEARDSKGLYKLARAGKIKGFTGIDDPYEQPLNCEIVLEHKGGDGASPCVMAEKVVSYLEEKGYLEA